The following are encoded together in the Blautia obeum ATCC 29174 genome:
- a CDS encoding RusA family crossover junction endodeoxyribonuclease, which produces MELKFTVHGEPKGKGRPRFNTKTGHAITPKDTVIYENLVRMEYLNQCGETKFPDDAMLDMRIKAYYTIPPSRPKKKKELMRAGIIRPTKKPDMDNCIKIIADALNKIAYHDDTQIVDCQVRKFYSDDPRVEVRILDIKSPVNK; this is translated from the coding sequence ATGGAACTAAAATTTACAGTACATGGGGAACCAAAGGGAAAAGGCAGACCAAGATTCAATACCAAAACAGGTCATGCTATTACACCAAAAGATACAGTGATTTATGAAAATCTGGTTCGTATGGAATATTTGAACCAGTGCGGAGAAACCAAGTTTCCGGATGATGCCATGCTGGATATGAGAATAAAAGCATACTATACAATTCCACCGAGCAGACCGAAAAAGAAAAAAGAGCTTATGCGAGCTGGGATTATCAGACCAACCAAAAAACCTGATATGGACAACTGCATTAAGATCATTGCGGATGCTCTGAATAAAATTGCATACCATGATGATACTCAAATTGTAGATTGCCAGGTAAGAAAATTTTATTCTGACGATCCCAGAGTGGAGGTCCGGATTTTGGATATAAAGTCACCAGTTAACAAATAA